From Ochotona princeps isolate mOchPri1 chromosome X, mOchPri1.hap1, whole genome shotgun sequence, one genomic window encodes:
- the LOC101523774 gene encoding retrotransposon Gag-like protein 8B, with protein sequence MDNRMRLVKTLLARPLRPAARRWRNPIPFPETFDGDTDRLPEFIVQTGSYMFVDEKTFSNDALKVTFLITRLTGPALQWVIPYIKKDSPLLSDYRGFLAEMKRVFGWEEDEDF encoded by the coding sequence ATGGACAATCGCATGAGGCTGGTCAAGACCCTGCTGGCCCGGCCGCTGCGGCCCGCGGCGCGGCGCTGGAGGAACCCGATTCCCTTTCCCGAGACGTTCGATGGCGACACCGACCGGCTGCCGGAGTTCATCGTGCAGACGGGCTCCTACATGTTCGTGGACGAGAAGACCTTCTCCAACGACGCGCTCAAGGTGACGTTCCTCATCACCCGCCTCACGGGGCCCGCCCTGCAGTGGGTGATCCCCTACATCAAGAAGGACAGCCCCCTGCTCAGTGATTACCGGGGCTTCCTGGCCGAGATGAAGCGCGTCTTTGGCTGGGAGGAGGACGAGGACTTCTAG